In the Natrinema sp. CBA1119 genome, TCACCGATTCCGACGAGTACCGGCCGAAGGACTCGATCGTCATCGACAACGACGACAAATCCGTCGTCGCGCACTTCCCATACGAGGAGGGCGCGCTCGTGACGGCCGTCCGTGGCAACCACGGCGGCAAAGTCGGCGAGATCGACGCGATCGACATCACGCCGGGCAGCGGGTCGAACAACGTTGGCGTCTCGATGGACGACGGCGGCTTCGAAACCGTCGAAGAGTACGTCGTCGTCATCGACAAGAACTTCACCGGTGACGAGGATAGCGCGGAACGAAGTTCCGCGAACAGTCAAGCGGCGGAGCCGCGAGACGACGACGAACCCGCAAACACAGGTGATGACGAATGAGCGAAGCCGACAACGCTGACTTCCACGAAATGCGCGAGCCCCGCGTCGAGAAAGTCGTCGTCCACATGGGCGTCGGCCAGGGCGGTCGCGAACTCGGCAAGGCCGAGGACATTATCGAGGAGGTCACGAGTCAGGAGAGCGTCCGTACGCAGGCAAAACGGACCGAACCCGACTTCGGCATCCGTCAGGGCGATCCGATCGGCACGAAGGTCACCCTTCGCGATCAGGACGCACGCGAGTTCCTCGAGACGGCGCTTCCCCTGGCGAACATCTCGTCGTCGCAGTTCGACGATACGGGGAACTTCAGCTTCGGTGTTGCAGAACACACCGACTTCCCCAGCCAGGAGTACGACCCGAACGTCGGGATCTACGGGCTGGACGTCACCGTCAACCTGGTGCGTCCGGGCTACCGCATCGCCAAGCGCGATAAGGCCACCCGA is a window encoding:
- a CDS encoding 50S ribosomal protein L5, with amino-acid sequence MSEADNADFHEMREPRVEKVVVHMGVGQGGRELGKAEDIIEEVTSQESVRTQAKRTEPDFGIRQGDPIGTKVTLRDQDAREFLETALPLANISSSQFDDTGNFSFGVAEHTDFPSQEYDPNVGIYGLDVTVNLVRPGYRIAKRDKATRSIPSSHRLTPEDAISFLEANFDVTVEGTDDE